A region from the Brachyspira pilosicoli genome encodes:
- a CDS encoding rhamnulokinase family protein, whose translation MNSEIYSIACDFGSSGGKIFLSKFQNNKMTLEEIHRFSLSPIKINNYYYTDFIYMYNELLKGIKKVVDMGIQPSSLGINSWGVDYAYLDKNGELLSNPINYRDTRTIDTIKKLEKIGLSAKELYKITGISCMPFNSIMQIYEDIQGRENIVNNASKLLFTPDLFGYFLTGNISAEYTISSTSQLIDINKKNWSKEILDKINFDINKLPSLQEAGSKKGLLKQEIADYLGCKPFDIIAVASHDTASAVLSAPIFDDNTAYLSSGSWSLLGVELKEAILSDEAFENGFTNEMGYNNTIRFLENINGLWTIQLLQKKYQISFNDMEKLARDSIKDEHRIDINDNRFYNPKDIEDEILNYYKDTNQTNVEKDKKGIIIASVYNSLAESYAKYINSLKKLLNKDINKLCIVGGGTKDKLICELTKEKTNLTVSIGPIECTATGNILAQFKALGVLKDTNEMRKLVVNSFDIKQI comes from the coding sequence ATGAATAGTGAAATTTATTCTATAGCTTGTGATTTTGGCTCATCTGGAGGCAAAATTTTCTTATCAAAATTCCAAAACAATAAAATGACTCTTGAAGAAATACATAGGTTTTCTTTATCTCCTATAAAAATTAATAATTACTATTATACAGATTTTATATATATGTATAATGAATTATTAAAAGGAATTAAAAAGGTTGTAGATATGGGTATTCAGCCTTCGTCTTTAGGTATCAATTCATGGGGGGTTGATTATGCATATTTAGATAAAAATGGAGAATTATTATCAAACCCCATAAATTATAGAGATACCAGAACTATAGATACAATAAAGAAATTAGAAAAAATAGGATTATCTGCTAAAGAATTATATAAAATAACAGGAATATCCTGCATGCCTTTTAACAGTATAATGCAAATATATGAAGATATACAAGGCAGAGAAAACATTGTAAATAATGCTTCAAAGTTATTGTTTACTCCTGATTTATTCGGATATTTTTTGACAGGTAATATTTCCGCTGAATATACTATATCTTCTACTTCTCAGCTTATAGATATAAATAAAAAAAACTGGTCAAAAGAAATTTTAGATAAAATAAATTTTGACATTAATAAACTTCCGTCATTACAAGAAGCAGGAAGTAAAAAAGGTTTATTAAAACAAGAAATAGCAGATTATTTAGGATGTAAGCCATTTGACATTATTGCTGTTGCTTCTCATGATACTGCATCCGCCGTATTATCTGCCCCTATCTTTGATGATAATACTGCTTATTTATCTTCTGGTTCTTGGTCTTTGCTTGGAGTTGAATTAAAAGAAGCAATATTAAGCGATGAAGCGTTTGAGAACGGTTTTACAAATGAAATGGGATATAATAATACTATAAGATTTTTAGAAAACATAAATGGACTTTGGACTATACAGCTTCTTCAAAAAAAATATCAAATCTCATTCAATGATATGGAAAAACTTGCAAGAGACTCTATTAAAGATGAACATAGAATAGATATTAATGATAATAGATTCTACAATCCTAAAGATATAGAAGATGAGATATTAAACTATTATAAAGATACTAATCAAACTAATGTAGAAAAAGATAAAAAAGGTATTATAATAGCTTCTGTTTATAATTCTTTAGCTGAAAGCTATGCTAAATATATTAATAGTCTTAAAAAACTTTTAAATAAAGATATTAATAAACTATGCATTGTAGGCGGAGGAACAAAAGATAAATTAATATGCGAACTTACAAAAGAAAAAACTAATTTAACTGTTTCTATAGGCCCTATAGAATGTACTGCTACTGGTAATATATTAGCACAATTTAAAGCCTTGGGGGTTTTAAAAGATACTAATGAAATGAGAAAATTAGTTGTTAATAGTTTTGATATAAAACAAATATAA
- a CDS encoding sugar ABC transporter ATP-binding protein yields the protein MSDNIILKMTGIEKRFKGVYALKNFNFSLIKGEILALIGENGAGKSTLMKILSGIYKKDSGTIEYFGKPLEVSGPKEAEERGISIVHQELNLMNHLTVAQNIYIGHEPLNKLGLIDDKLMIRRAGKIFKGMNVDIDPSAKIGSLTVGKQQLVEIAKALTHNSKILILDEPTAALTESETKELFRIIKDLQVAGVSIVYISHRLDELFVLSDRITVIRDGEYIDTKITKETNKDEIVNLMVGRVIYETPKTESKVAKDAKEMLRVENLVVPGVVKDVSFSLKHGEILGFAGLMGAGRTETARAIFGADKFESGKIFVEGEEVSIKSPVDAIKSGIGYLSEDRKRYGLALGLPVFENMMMGNYDKFSNMLMVQNLKVKNAAEEEVKSLNIKTPSVEQLVKNLSGGNQQKVVIANWLIKECKVLIFDEPTRGIDVGARSEIYNLMEKLVSMGKSIIMISSDLVEILRMSDRILVMSEGKKTGELDIKGTTQDDIMKYATMR from the coding sequence ATGAGTGATAATATAATTTTAAAAATGACGGGTATAGAAAAGAGATTTAAAGGTGTTTATGCTTTAAAAAACTTTAATTTTTCTTTGATTAAAGGTGAGATATTAGCTTTAATAGGGGAAAATGGTGCCGGTAAATCTACTCTTATGAAGATTTTATCTGGTATATATAAGAAAGATTCCGGCACTATAGAGTATTTCGGAAAACCTTTAGAAGTATCAGGTCCTAAAGAGGCAGAAGAGCGCGGAATATCAATAGTGCACCAAGAGTTAAATTTGATGAATCATTTAACTGTAGCGCAAAATATTTATATAGGTCATGAACCATTAAATAAATTGGGACTTATAGATGATAAATTAATGATAAGACGTGCCGGTAAGATATTTAAAGGTATGAATGTAGATATAGATCCGTCTGCCAAAATAGGTTCTTTAACCGTAGGAAAACAGCAATTAGTAGAAATAGCAAAAGCATTGACACATAATTCAAAAATATTAATACTTGATGAACCAACAGCCGCTTTAACAGAATCTGAAACAAAAGAACTCTTTAGGATAATTAAAGATTTGCAAGTAGCAGGAGTTTCAATTGTGTATATTTCTCATAGATTAGATGAATTGTTTGTATTATCAGATAGAATAACAGTAATTAGAGACGGTGAATATATAGATACAAAGATAACAAAAGAAACTAATAAAGATGAAATAGTTAATTTAATGGTTGGACGTGTTATATATGAAACACCTAAAACAGAGAGTAAAGTAGCAAAAGATGCTAAAGAGATGTTAAGAGTGGAGAATTTAGTAGTACCGGGAGTTGTAAAAGATGTAAGTTTTTCTTTAAAGCATGGAGAGATATTAGGTTTTGCTGGCCTTATGGGTGCTGGAAGAACAGAAACTGCAAGGGCTATTTTTGGAGCCGATAAATTTGAAAGCGGAAAAATATTTGTCGAAGGAGAAGAGGTATCAATTAAATCACCTGTAGATGCTATAAAAAGCGGAATAGGTTACCTTTCTGAAGATAGAAAAAGATATGGTTTGGCATTGGGGCTTCCTGTTTTTGAAAACATGATGATGGGTAATTATGATAAGTTTTCAAATATGCTAATGGTACAAAATCTAAAAGTAAAGAATGCTGCAGAAGAGGAAGTAAAATCATTAAATATAAAGACTCCATCTGTAGAGCAATTAGTAAAAAATCTATCAGGAGGAAATCAGCAGAAAGTTGTAATAGCAAATTGGCTTATAAAAGAGTGTAAGGTATTAATATTTGATGAGCCTACGAGAGGAATAGATGTAGGAGCAAGAAGTGAAATTTACAATCTTATGGAAAAATTGGTATCTATGGGAAAATCTATAATAATGATTTCATCAGACTTGGTAGAAATACTTAGAATGAGTGATAGAATATTAGTTATGTCAGAGGGCAAAAAGACAGGAGAATTAGACATAAAAGGAACTACTCAAGATGATATTATGAAATATGCTACTATGAGATAA
- a CDS encoding ABC transporter permease, with product MYNIETNTFTGKLCFKAKMRRKIRNSLIYLKNNGLQKFLTIVALLILYVFFVIAGRNFFTFDTFSLILRNSYFIGFLAIGVTFVIITGGIDLSIGSLSLFAAMVGGVMITNFKTPMWAVLIIVIAVATLGGFINGCLISYFHLPPFIATLGMLMVTKGLSGIVSKSQTIYYPTITDPDYGWFRVLFNATESNFPSGFIMLAIFTIISVIVLTKTIVGRYIFALGSNEEAARLSGIKTNKWKIIAYTIAGFFCGIGGLTFAASYSSISPGAGQGYEFDAIAAVVIGGTSLSGGVGSIIGTIIGVYIMSVLKVGLPSVGVEQFFQYFTIGIVVIIAVLIDVYRIKMSNKVKKVDVKKEKREQLEEEIESFRVKIDYMISDNTKDYSKEIAEVQSKINSLLEEKKKLK from the coding sequence ATGTATAATATTGAAACTAACACTTTTACTGGTAAGTTATGTTTTAAAGCTAAAATGAGGAGAAAAATAAGAAATTCTCTAATATATCTAAAAAATAATGGACTTCAAAAGTTTTTAACAATAGTTGCCCTTCTTATATTATATGTATTTTTTGTTATAGCAGGAAGAAATTTCTTTACATTTGATACATTTTCATTGATATTGAGAAATTCATATTTTATTGGTTTTTTAGCTATAGGTGTAACATTTGTTATAATAACAGGCGGTATTGATTTATCCATTGGTTCGCTTTCTCTGTTTGCTGCAATGGTTGGCGGTGTAATGATAACGAATTTCAAAACACCTATGTGGGCAGTGCTTATTATCGTAATAGCAGTTGCTACTTTAGGCGGATTTATAAATGGTTGTTTAATTTCATATTTCCATTTGCCTCCATTTATTGCCACTTTAGGTATGTTAATGGTTACAAAAGGTTTATCTGGTATAGTTTCAAAATCTCAAACTATATATTATCCAACTATAACTGATCCTGATTATGGTTGGTTTAGAGTATTATTTAATGCTACTGAATCTAATTTCCCATCTGGTTTTATAATGCTTGCAATATTTACAATAATATCTGTAATTGTGCTTACTAAAACAATAGTAGGAAGATATATTTTTGCTTTAGGAAGCAATGAAGAGGCTGCAAGACTTTCTGGTATAAAAACTAATAAATGGAAAATAATTGCTTATACTATAGCAGGATTCTTCTGTGGTATAGGTGGTTTAACTTTTGCTGCCAGCTATTCAAGTATAAGCCCTGGAGCTGGTCAAGGTTATGAATTTGATGCAATTGCTGCTGTAGTTATAGGAGGTACTTCTCTTTCTGGTGGTGTTGGTTCTATTATAGGTACTATAATTGGTGTATATATAATGTCTGTACTTAAAGTAGGTCTTCCTTCTGTTGGTGTTGAGCAATTCTTCCAATACTTTACTATAGGTATAGTAGTTATTATAGCTGTACTTATAGACGTTTATAGAATAAAAATGTCTAATAAAGTAAAAAAAGTTGATGTTAAAAAAGAAAAGCGTGAGCAGCTTGAAGAAGAAATTGAATCTTTCAGGGTAAAAATAGATTATATGATATCAGACAATACTAAAGATTATTCTAAAGAGATAGCAGAGGTGCAATCAAAAATTAATTCTTTATTAGAAGAAAAGAAAAAATTAAAATGA
- a CDS encoding ABC transporter substrate-binding protein has protein sequence MKKILLLATTLIGLTVMLASCGNKEPYIAVVSKGFQHKFWVTVRNGAEDAAKENGVKISFVGPETESDSKIQQDLLDSEINKNPDAIAFAAVTGDFTEQIKRIKEKNIPLIGFDSGILPDQAQGAVLATASTDNRAAAAVVADKMFEALKTRIAAFTTANKAKIAVLQLDNSDTGIGRAEGFVKRFTELADGDATTVGKYTLQVIVPTTQNEADIANEVNALRGKSVLGIYLSNEAMARGFLVVYKSAEAGAANTIVGDAQDGGDLVVMGFDSGKPQLDAIRSGIIQGSVTQDPYSIGYQAVTLAYKASKGEPVANVDTGAKWYDKTNIDDPEIAKLLYE, from the coding sequence ATGAAAAAGATTTTATTACTAGCTACTACTTTAATAGGATTAACAGTTATGTTAGCAAGCTGCGGAAATAAAGAGCCTTATATAGCTGTTGTATCTAAAGGATTCCAGCATAAGTTCTGGGTAACTGTTAGAAATGGTGCAGAAGATGCTGCTAAAGAAAACGGTGTAAAAATTAGCTTTGTTGGACCTGAAACAGAATCTGATTCAAAAATACAGCAAGACTTATTAGATAGTGAAATCAATAAAAATCCAGATGCTATAGCATTTGCTGCTGTAACAGGAGATTTTACTGAACAAATTAAAAGAATAAAAGAAAAAAATATTCCTTTAATTGGTTTTGACTCTGGTATATTACCTGATCAAGCACAAGGAGCTGTACTTGCAACTGCTTCTACTGATAACAGAGCTGCTGCTGCTGTAGTTGCAGATAAGATGTTTGAAGCTTTAAAAACAAGAATAGCTGCTTTCACTACTGCTAATAAAGCTAAAATCGCTGTACTTCAATTAGATAACTCTGATACTGGTATAGGAAGAGCTGAAGGTTTTGTAAAAAGATTTACAGAATTAGCTGATGGTGATGCTACAACTGTTGGTAAATACACTTTACAAGTTATAGTTCCTACTACTCAAAATGAAGCTGATATAGCTAATGAAGTTAATGCTTTAAGAGGAAAAAGTGTTTTAGGCATATATTTATCTAATGAAGCTATGGCTAGAGGTTTTTTAGTAGTATATAAAAGTGCTGAAGCTGGTGCTGCTAATACTATAGTTGGTGATGCTCAAGACGGCGGAGATTTAGTTGTTATGGGATTTGACTCTGGTAAACCTCAATTAGATGCTATAAGAAGCGGTATAATACAAGGTTCTGTTACTCAAGACCCTTACAGCATTGGTTATCAAGCTGTAACTTTAGCTTATAAAGCTTCTAAAGGTGAGCCTGTGGCTAATGTTGATACTGGTGCTAAATGGTATGATAAAACAAATATTGATGATCCAGAGATTGCTAAGCTATTATACGAATAA
- a CDS encoding L-fucose isomerase — translation MFRMQNNLPKVGIRPVIDGRRNGVRESLEDTTMNMAKIAAKLIEENIKHPSGEKVECVISDTTIGGVAEAARCQKKFEENNVKLTLTVTPCWCYGSETIDMTPAIPKAIWGFNGTERPGAVYLAAADAGHTQLGLPVFSIYGKDVQDAGDENVPDDVKEKILRFVRAGLAVATMKDQSYLSMGYVAMGIMGSMVDAEFLLDYLGMRTEFVDMSEIKRRLELEIYDKKEFEKAWQWAKQCKFGSDNNKVKASDEEKEKEWATSIKMAMIMRDLMVGNPKLAEMGYIEEAQGHNAIAGGFQGQRHWTDFMPNGDFAEAILNSSFDWNGIREPYVVATENDSLNGLSMLFAHLLTCKSQLFADVRTYWSPEAVKRVTGKELTGKAKNGIIHLINSGAASLDWTGEQKVNGNPALKEYWNITEEEAKKCLDSTEFSPANREYFRGGGFSSTFLTKGEMPMTIIRLNLVKGYGPVLQVAEGYAVNIDNSIFDPINKRTDSTWPTTWFAPILTGKDSFKDVYSVMNDWGANHCAAAYGHIGADLITLASMLRIPVSMHNVSEERIFRPKAWKAFGTKDLEGADFRACKHFGPLFGKVTK, via the coding sequence ATGTTTAGAATGCAAAATAATTTACCAAAAGTAGGTATTAGACCTGTTATAGATGGTAGAAGGAATGGGGTTAGAGAATCTCTTGAAGATACTACTATGAATATGGCTAAAATAGCTGCAAAACTTATAGAAGAAAATATAAAACATCCAAGCGGTGAAAAAGTTGAATGTGTAATATCTGATACTACAATTGGAGGCGTCGCTGAAGCTGCAAGATGTCAGAAAAAATTTGAAGAAAATAATGTTAAATTAACTCTTACTGTTACACCTTGTTGGTGTTATGGTTCTGAGACTATTGATATGACTCCTGCTATACCTAAAGCAATTTGGGGATTTAATGGTACTGAAAGACCTGGTGCAGTTTATTTGGCTGCCGCTGATGCAGGACATACTCAATTAGGACTTCCTGTATTCTCTATTTATGGTAAAGATGTTCAAGATGCAGGTGATGAAAATGTTCCTGATGATGTTAAAGAAAAAATACTTAGATTTGTAAGAGCAGGACTTGCAGTTGCTACTATGAAAGATCAATCATATTTAAGTATGGGATATGTTGCTATGGGTATTATGGGCTCTATGGTAGACGCTGAATTCCTACTTGACTATTTAGGAATGAGAACTGAATTTGTAGATATGAGTGAAATTAAAAGAAGATTAGAATTAGAAATCTACGATAAAAAAGAATTCGAAAAAGCTTGGCAGTGGGCTAAACAATGCAAATTCGGTTCTGATAACAATAAAGTAAAAGCTTCAGATGAAGAAAAAGAAAAAGAATGGGCTACTTCTATTAAAATGGCTATGATTATGCGTGATTTAATGGTAGGTAACCCTAAGTTGGCAGAAATGGGATATATAGAAGAAGCACAGGGACATAATGCCATAGCAGGCGGTTTCCAAGGTCAAAGACATTGGACTGACTTTATGCCTAATGGTGACTTTGCTGAAGCTATTCTTAATTCATCTTTTGACTGGAATGGTATAAGAGAGCCTTATGTAGTTGCTACAGAAAATGACTCTTTGAATGGTCTTTCTATGCTATTCGCTCATTTATTAACTTGTAAATCTCAGCTTTTTGCTGATGTTAGAACTTATTGGAGTCCTGAAGCTGTAAAAAGAGTTACTGGTAAAGAGCTTACTGGAAAAGCTAAAAACGGTATTATTCACTTAATCAATTCTGGTGCTGCTTCTTTAGACTGGACTGGTGAACAAAAAGTTAATGGAAATCCTGCTTTAAAAGAATATTGGAATATTACTGAAGAAGAGGCTAAAAAGTGTCTTGATTCTACAGAATTTTCTCCTGCAAATAGAGAATATTTCAGAGGAGGCGGATTCTCATCTACTTTCTTAACTAAAGGTGAAATGCCAATGACTATAATCAGACTTAATTTAGTTAAAGGTTATGGTCCTGTTCTTCAAGTAGCTGAAGGTTATGCTGTTAATATTGATAATAGTATATTTGATCCTATTAACAAAAGAACTGACTCTACTTGGCCTACTACTTGGTTTGCTCCTATACTTACAGGTAAAGACTCTTTCAAAGATGTTTATTCTGTAATGAATGATTGGGGTGCTAACCACTGTGCTGCTGCTTATGGTCATATTGGTGCTGATTTGATTACTTTAGCTTCTATGCTTCGTATACCTGTAAGTATGCATAACGTTAGTGAAGAGAGAATATTCAGACCTAAAGCTTGGAAAGCATTTGGTACAAAAGATTTAGAAGGTGCTGATTTTAGAGCTTGTAAACATTTTGGACCTTTATTTGGAAAAGTAACTAAATAA
- a CDS encoding RbsD/FucU family protein produces MLKGIDPIVSPELLKILCEMGHGSEILFADGNFSSHDYDVKKVIRLDGLGIPAILKAIMPLFPLDTFVESPVVLMQPNADFGREPDVWVQYKDIISKHQKVNYEYLERFAYYERCKNVYAIVATSELEIYANIILKKGVIFPNK; encoded by the coding sequence ATGTTAAAAGGAATAGACCCTATTGTTTCACCTGAACTATTAAAAATATTATGTGAAATGGGACATGGAAGTGAAATATTATTTGCTGATGGTAATTTTTCATCCCATGACTACGATGTGAAAAAAGTGATAAGACTTGATGGTTTGGGTATACCTGCTATTTTAAAAGCAATTATGCCATTATTCCCTTTGGATACTTTTGTAGAAAGCCCTGTTGTATTAATGCAGCCTAATGCAGATTTTGGAAGAGAGCCTGATGTATGGGTTCAATATAAAGATATCATTTCTAAACATCAAAAAGTAAATTATGAGTATTTAGAAAGATTTGCTTATTATGAAAGATGTAAAAATGTTTATGCAATTGTTGCTACAAGCGAACTTGAAATATATGCAAATATTATACTTAAAAAAGGTGTAATTTTTCCAAATAAATAA
- a CDS encoding calcium-translocating P-type ATPase, PMCA-type: MMSSFLGNKEDILKELNVDTKIGLTKEAQKLSLEKYGANSFTKEKSATLIQKILESLKEPMILMLIFAGLIAIGVNTVAYFNGGHADFLECLGIFIAISLSITITIVMEGKSAKAFEALNSINEDIRVKVIRDGKIEIINQKDLLVGDIAFIETGNKLPADGRLIESVSLNIDESALTGESVPVEKDAEAVITDEKTAVADRINMAYSGSFVTTGNGKMVITAVGDSTEFGKIARELSKTKRTSTPLQEKLAELGKKIALLGITASMIVFIIQLVNHIRLGTANFETISEAFITSIVLIVASVPEGLPTIVAVSLSINIIKMARQNALVKKMVACETIGSVNVICSDKTGTLTENKMTLNQLFVNCAYVEPENIKDKNIINNFAINSTADIDYKEDGQIKFLGNPTECALLVGAKKSGFDYKSIRESAKIIYEYPFSSETKNMTTVAKIDGESIVFTKGSPEKIMAMCSISGEEKKCIEEAIEKFQEEAKRVIAFAHKKVDDNVENIREKLESDMIYDGFVAISDPVRKEVYDAVEQCRSAGINIKMLTGDNIVTARAIARELKILDENSIVLEAKDIDAMDDSTLKQNLSKISVIARSTPTVKMRVVNAIKEMGNVVAVTGDGINDAPAIKNADVGVAMGITGTEVSKEASDIVLLDDSFATIVKAVQWGRGIYDNFQRFIQFQLTVNFASVVVVLLSTLTGFKSPFTAIQLLWINIIMDGPPAIALGLEPIRSNLMKRMPIKRNANIVTLSMLRKIIYSGTVMIILFMLQSKLNILNVNDNESSTVLFAMFVMFQIFNSFNSRELGYDSVFKHFLDNKLVLLSMLGTFILQILATQFAGAFFNTVPLSFYTWVKIVALSFIVIIASEIFKLCAKLFFGKR; encoded by the coding sequence ATGATGAGTAGCTTTTTAGGAAACAAAGAAGATATTCTCAAAGAGCTTAATGTTGACACTAAAATAGGTCTTACAAAAGAAGCTCAAAAATTAAGCTTAGAGAAATATGGTGCTAATAGTTTTACCAAAGAAAAAAGTGCCACATTGATTCAAAAAATATTAGAATCATTAAAAGAACCTATGATACTTATGCTTATATTTGCAGGCTTAATAGCAATAGGTGTAAATACTGTAGCATATTTCAATGGCGGGCATGCTGACTTTTTGGAATGTTTGGGAATATTTATCGCTATAAGTTTATCTATCACAATTACAATAGTGATGGAAGGCAAAAGTGCTAAGGCATTTGAGGCTTTAAATAGCATAAATGAAGATATTAGAGTAAAAGTTATAAGAGATGGCAAGATAGAAATAATAAATCAAAAAGACTTGCTTGTTGGAGATATTGCTTTTATAGAAACAGGAAATAAACTTCCAGCAGATGGAAGGCTTATTGAAAGTGTATCGCTTAATATAGATGAATCTGCTTTAACAGGAGAAAGTGTTCCTGTAGAAAAAGATGCTGAAGCTGTGATTACAGATGAAAAAACAGCAGTTGCAGATAGAATAAATATGGCTTATTCTGGTTCTTTTGTTACTACTGGTAATGGTAAAATGGTTATTACTGCAGTTGGAGATTCTACAGAGTTCGGTAAAATAGCGAGAGAGCTTTCTAAAACAAAAAGAACTTCAACACCTCTTCAAGAGAAATTGGCAGAATTGGGTAAAAAAATAGCTTTACTTGGTATTACTGCTTCTATGATAGTATTTATAATTCAATTAGTTAATCATATTAGACTTGGAACTGCTAATTTTGAAACTATATCTGAGGCTTTTATTACTAGTATAGTATTGATTGTTGCTTCTGTTCCAGAGGGGCTTCCTACAATAGTAGCTGTATCTTTATCTATTAATATTATAAAAATGGCTAGACAGAATGCATTGGTTAAAAAGATGGTTGCTTGTGAGACTATAGGAAGTGTTAATGTGATTTGTTCTGATAAAACAGGTACTCTCACAGAAAACAAAATGACATTAAATCAATTATTTGTTAATTGCGCTTATGTAGAGCCAGAGAATATAAAAGACAAAAACATAATTAATAACTTTGCTATTAACTCTACTGCTGATATTGATTATAAAGAAGATGGACAGATTAAGTTTTTAGGCAACCCTACAGAATGTGCTTTACTTGTTGGGGCTAAAAAATCTGGTTTTGATTATAAAAGTATAAGAGAAAGTGCAAAAATAATCTATGAATATCCTTTCTCATCAGAAACTAAAAATATGACTACTGTTGCTAAAATAGATGGTGAGAGTATTGTATTTACAAAGGGAAGTCCTGAAAAAATAATGGCTATGTGCAGTATAAGTGGTGAAGAGAAAAAATGTATAGAAGAGGCTATAGAGAAGTTTCAGGAGGAGGCAAAGAGGGTTATTGCATTTGCTCACAAGAAAGTTGATGATAATGTAGAGAATATAAGAGAAAAACTTGAAAGCGATATGATATATGATGGTTTTGTTGCTATATCTGACCCTGTTAGAAAAGAGGTTTATGATGCTGTAGAGCAGTGCAGAAGTGCTGGTATAAACATAAAAATGCTTACAGGTGATAATATAGTTACAGCAAGGGCTATTGCAAGAGAATTAAAAATCCTTGATGAAAATAGCATAGTTCTTGAGGCAAAAGACATAGATGCTATGGACGATAGCACATTAAAACAGAATTTAAGTAAGATTTCTGTTATAGCAAGAAGTACTCCTACAGTAAAAATGCGTGTTGTTAATGCTATAAAAGAGATGGGTAATGTGGTTGCGGTTACAGGGGACGGTATAAATGATGCTCCTGCTATAAAAAATGCCGATGTTGGTGTTGCTATGGGTATAACAGGTACAGAGGTATCAAAAGAGGCTAGTGATATAGTGCTTCTTGATGACTCATTTGCTACAATAGTTAAAGCAGTACAATGGGGACGCGGTATATATGACAATTTCCAAAGATTTATACAGTTTCAGCTTACTGTTAATTTTGCTTCTGTTGTAGTTGTGTTGTTATCTACTTTAACAGGATTTAAATCTCCATTTACAGCTATACAGTTATTATGGATAAATATTATTATGGACGGACCTCCTGCTATTGCTTTAGGACTTGAACCTATTAGAAGCAATTTAATGAAAAGAATGCCTATTAAAAGAAATGCTAACATAGTTACTTTAAGTATGCTTAGAAAGATTATATATTCTGGTACTGTTATGATTATATTATTTATGCTTCAAAGTAAACTTAATATATTAAATGTAAACGATAATGAGTCTTCTACTGTATTGTTTGCTATGTTTGTAATGTTCCAAATATTTAATTCTTTCAATAGCAGAGAGTTAGGTTATGATAGTGTATTCAAACATTTTCTTGATAATAAGTTAGTGCTTTTAAGTATGCTTGGTACTTTTATATTACAGATATTAGCTACACAGTTTGCAGGTGCTTTCTTTAATACTGTGCCTTTAAGTTTTTATACTTGGGTAAAAATAGTTGCTTTATCTTTTATAGTGATTATAGCATCTGAGATTTTTAAACTATGTGCTAAATTGTTTTTTGGAAAAAGATAG